Proteins found in one Corynebacterium zhongnanshanii genomic segment:
- a CDS encoding sulfite exporter TauE/SafE family protein, whose protein sequence is MVKILIFALVGVVAQLIDGALGMAFGVTSTTLLILSGVTPAHASASVHIAEIGTTFFSGLSHWRLKNVHWPTVLSLGVPGAIGAFCGAYLLSNLSTESAEPVVSTLLVLLGAYVLVRFVSLPWKGGIETKPMSPTKRARTGLGVLGLMGGMLDATGGGGWGPVTTSTLMSVGKSEPRRIIGTVNTAEFLVTAAAVAGFIFGMGDELTQNWRPVLGLLIGGAIAAPIAAWVVTVVKPRTLGMVVGTLLIVLNGIRLVNYFGVAGVVVLVAVGLAVLFALVRLRTSSLLEGSLNDDADSEAGAAGDSMGKAAGQGQGSRAATSTSTEERSATSSEV, encoded by the coding sequence ATCGTGAAGATCCTCATTTTTGCCCTCGTTGGTGTTGTCGCCCAGCTGATCGACGGCGCCCTGGGCATGGCTTTTGGTGTTACCTCCACGACGCTGTTGATTTTGTCTGGAGTGACCCCGGCGCACGCTTCGGCGTCGGTTCACATTGCGGAAATCGGAACCACCTTCTTCTCGGGCCTGTCCCACTGGCGTTTGAAGAACGTGCATTGGCCGACGGTGCTGTCCCTGGGTGTCCCGGGCGCGATCGGTGCGTTCTGCGGCGCGTACTTGCTGTCTAACCTCTCGACGGAATCTGCGGAGCCGGTGGTCTCCACCCTGCTGGTGCTGCTGGGTGCCTACGTGCTGGTGCGTTTCGTGTCCCTGCCGTGGAAGGGCGGGATTGAGACGAAGCCGATGTCGCCCACGAAGCGCGCCCGCACGGGCCTGGGTGTGCTGGGTCTGATGGGTGGAATGCTCGACGCCACCGGTGGCGGCGGGTGGGGCCCCGTGACCACCTCCACGCTGATGAGCGTGGGCAAGTCCGAGCCGCGTCGCATCATCGGTACGGTCAATACCGCCGAGTTCCTGGTGACCGCGGCGGCGGTGGCTGGCTTCATCTTCGGTATGGGTGACGAGCTGACGCAGAACTGGAGGCCGGTTCTTGGCCTGCTGATCGGTGGTGCGATTGCCGCGCCGATCGCGGCGTGGGTCGTGACCGTGGTGAAGCCGCGCACGCTGGGCATGGTGGTCGGTACGTTGCTGATCGTGCTGAACGGTATCCGCCTGGTGAACTACTTCGGTGTGGCCGGTGTGGTTGTTCTGGTTGCCGTGGGTCTGGCGGTGCTGTTCGCGCTGGTGCGCTTGCGCACGTCCTCGCTGCTGGAGGGTTCGCTGAACGACGACGCTGACAGCGAGGCTGGTGCTGCAGGTGACTCTATGGGCAAGGCCGCGGGCCAGGGGCAGGGCTCCCGTGCGGCGACGTCTACTTCGACGGAAGAGCGCTCGGCGACCTCGAGCGAGGTATAA
- the pta gene encoding phosphate acetyltransferase: MSEAAQIVSVISPIAAAAGHRSDLLRQVDAVDIFDTLRPGALDFSEALEVAYNTTGSVLLGTGETTFDSRLAAACGASHFLVAEPEDDRVALQLAIGKLVRAGRPPQGIWTVGDAYSGSDALESEGHAIPLVDSSAVLSASHRDVVIGPELFERNLILQARAKKAHIVLPEGDDDRILLAAHQLLEDKVCQLTILGDPSQIAARAKELKLDLTGAHLTDPTKGSLLEEFAESFAELRKDKGVTLDEARETMKDISYFATMMVHKGMADGMVSGAAHTTAHTIKPSFQIIKTKPGASTVSSIFLMVMDGVLWAFGDCAVNPAPTSEQLAEIAIVSAETAAQFGIDPKVALLSYSTGTSGSGEAVDRVAAAVDMARDRAPELQLDGPLQFDAAVVESVGQSKMPGSDVAGKATVFVFPDLNAGNITYKAVQRTADALAVGPILQGLNKPVNDLSRGATVPDIVNTVAITAIQAG; encoded by the coding sequence ATGTCAGAGGCTGCACAGATCGTTTCTGTTATTAGCCCCATCGCGGCAGCCGCAGGGCACCGCTCCGATCTCCTTCGCCAGGTGGACGCCGTCGACATCTTCGACACGCTGCGCCCCGGCGCCCTGGACTTCTCCGAAGCACTGGAGGTCGCTTACAACACCACCGGCTCCGTGCTGCTGGGAACGGGGGAAACCACCTTCGATTCTCGCCTGGCAGCCGCCTGCGGCGCCTCCCACTTCCTGGTCGCGGAGCCCGAGGACGACCGCGTGGCCCTGCAGCTGGCCATCGGAAAGCTGGTGCGTGCCGGCCGCCCACCCCAGGGCATCTGGACCGTGGGCGACGCATACTCTGGATCGGACGCCCTGGAGTCCGAAGGCCACGCCATTCCGCTGGTGGATTCCTCTGCTGTTCTGAGCGCCTCGCATCGCGACGTAGTCATCGGCCCGGAGCTCTTCGAGCGCAACCTCATTCTGCAGGCGCGCGCCAAGAAAGCCCACATTGTCCTGCCGGAGGGCGATGACGACCGCATCCTGCTGGCCGCCCACCAGCTCCTGGAGGACAAGGTCTGCCAGCTGACGATCCTGGGTGACCCGTCCCAGATCGCCGCCCGTGCAAAGGAACTGAAGCTGGATCTGACCGGCGCTCACCTCACGGACCCCACGAAGGGTAGCCTGCTGGAGGAGTTCGCCGAAAGCTTCGCGGAGCTGCGCAAGGATAAGGGCGTGACCCTGGACGAGGCGCGGGAGACCATGAAGGACATTTCCTACTTCGCCACCATGATGGTTCACAAGGGCATGGCCGACGGAATGGTCTCCGGAGCCGCACACACCACGGCGCACACCATCAAACCGAGCTTCCAGATCATCAAGACCAAGCCGGGCGCCTCCACTGTCTCCTCCATTTTCCTCATGGTGATGGACGGCGTGCTGTGGGCCTTCGGCGATTGCGCGGTGAACCCTGCGCCCACCTCCGAGCAGCTGGCGGAGATCGCGATCGTCTCTGCGGAGACCGCGGCGCAGTTCGGCATCGACCCGAAGGTTGCGTTGCTGTCCTACTCCACGGGCACGTCGGGCTCCGGCGAGGCCGTGGACCGGGTGGCCGCCGCTGTGGACATGGCTCGGGACCGTGCGCCGGAACTGCAGCTGGATGGTCCGTTGCAATTCGACGCCGCGGTGGTCGAATCCGTCGGCCAGTCGAAGATGCCGGGGTCCGATGTGGCCGGCAAGGCGACCGTGTTCGTGTTCCCGGACTTGAATGCCGGCAACATCACGTACAAGGCGGTGCAGCGCACGGCTGATGCCTTGGCGGTGGGGCCGATTCTCCAGGGCTTGAATAAGCCGGTGAATGACCTGTCCCGTGGCGCCACCGTCCCTGACATCGTCAACACTGTTGCGATTACGGCCATCCAGGCCGGGTAG